One window from the genome of Drosophila albomicans strain 15112-1751.03 chromosome 2L, ASM965048v2, whole genome shotgun sequence encodes:
- the LOC117577417 gene encoding uncharacterized protein LOC117577417 isoform X4, producing the protein MATLPEESCQAGDPLDTLEMKPTMAQVQAKPSVMLPDAKSKHADLDLLDTSSPHGEHLQNDQRQRSQDPIYIDDIPEPIKVLDDIISEFDEATTKPVTLNSNSGENQSEDDGYMSLSRKNMSKKNSEDVPQTPSTDTVPEGSFNEVDSTIENISKLSESSKSRESTPRLIQTTLPKVRSSNSTPATNSKYSSLPCCNAKTSNFNISLSKNSSRLLASIQVGGCNAERNALGIDISAVHNAVLRGNLAKLPEPILNEHPVTIYPGPSAKASGESARGHRLLISVERQKVCHIPNPHSTSTSGSQHTSSGEASPASSNNNMATSKYEQVQDDYSEDSLEESTISTEIIPAKQNGVAWEIQFKSNKKSTSKKLGHKENLQPDFKNLFNPNESMLGKGTFVIRRSIAKKSSHSADIFIMPKSPRPSQSAGAISNEFYNSDSEPSESALLPPVQTPCDTSFMYKECNTTTSHNRRCIEIPVTHRAALSLDIATEATEHLSNKPMKSKTAMLTEKRLSAESMPDHTPSSGEFDEERLNGFDLFTYNVDDQRISNATTPHTDLAPTLEEDEELSDFSYGCAPLKQIEQNISALLRGDLPIISQSGPINGTAAQSDAKRLLEFRPGVHKSESGKEMLLSQSIGLGPLPPSPPSSNPDLFDYDAPLPPSPVEPSKTTDLTRSACVLTTTSAATGIRGTTVAEVHATACGATVHSNSQKRRSNENVTAVRHFNDELPQPPAPSHQSTGFPEGLPGLSGLSIAPAVPPHRAGQCSANMLKSRSIDSQYRKRSPKVFSYSSGSGITTPTGLGHLPPSLSQPPMCTASSCEGGSVPGTGSYQRKYINYSTKRSLKQSPREEHRLQTSCSLPETPIFSRGCDIPRTPYRRQNDPAPASGSRTAPRSSTSNSISMGNSIMGIGAGSYGTSQICRQRSMNHALASNEMLRMTGAPARGWYPKQRSMRPASTENIDRLASVRVWDNPIGMSGTGQSRKPLTLPPNLTPSFLNKSPREALRRVTSLLITKKKQNKDRKHKAYSEQAMDESNSKHAYEFESGEIIYLHSCWTRHISCWFVGTHLLSPGHLFTINFR; encoded by the exons ATGGCAACATTACCTGAAGAATCGTGTCAAGCAGGTGATCCTCTTGACACATTGGAGATGAAACCAACAATGGCACAGGTACAGGCAAAACCATCTGTGATGCTCCCCGATGCAAAGTCCAAGCACGCAGATCTAGATTTATTGGATACGTCATCGCCGCACGGGGAACATCTCCAAAA CGATCAACGACAGCGGTCGCAGGATCCCATCTATATAGACGACATACCTGAGCCTATTAAAGTACTTGACGATATTATATCGGAGTTCGATGAGGCAACTACAAAACCGGTTACCTTGAATAGCAATAGTGGGGAGAATCAGTCAGAGGACGACGGTTATATGAGTCTCAGTCGAAAAAA catgtcaaaaaaaaattcagagGATGTGCCACAAACTCCAAGCACAGATACAGTGCCCGAGGGCAGTTTCAACGAAGTTGACAgcacaattgaaaatataagtaaattatCAGAGTCATCGAAAAGTCGGGAATCCACGCCTAGACTTATACAAACAACGCTG CCCAAGGTGCGTAGTTCTAACTCAACGCCAGCAACCAACTCCAAGTACTCAAGTCTGCCCTGCTGCAATGCTAAAACATCAAATTTTAACATCAGTTTGTCAAAAAATTCTTCAAGATTATTAGCCTCCATTCAGGTAGGCGGCTGTAATGCGGAGAGGAATGCTCTCGGCATTGACATCAGTGCCGTACATAACGCTGTACTACGAGGCAACCTAGCTAAATTGCCGGAGCCGATTTTAAACGAGCATCCGGTGACTATTTACCCAGGGCCATCTGCGAAAGCCAGTGGTGAAAGCGCACGCGGCCATAGGCTACTAATCTCTGTTGAGAGACAAAAAGTTTGTCATATACCAAACCCACATTCTACATCAACTTCCGGGTCTCAGCACACTTCAAGTGGAGAGGCCTCTCCAGCTTCATCGAATAATAATATGGCTACTTCAAAATATGAACAAGTCCAGGACGACTATTCTGAAGACTCACTGGAGGAGTCCACAATTTCTACAGAAATAATACCGGCCAAACAAAATGGTGTCGCTtgggaaattcaatttaaaagcaataagAAAAGTACATCGAAAAAGTTGGGCCATAAG GAGAACCTCCAACCcgattttaaaaatttgttcaaCCCCAATGAGAGTATGTTAGGAAAGGGTACCTTTGTCATTCGCCGATCTATTGCCAAAAAGTCCTCTCATTCCGctgatatttttattatgccaAAGTCGCCACGCCCATCTCAGAGCGCAGGAGCAATCAGTAACGAGTTTTACAATAGTGACAGCGAGCCAAGCGAATCTGCTTTATTGCCACCGGTGCAAACACCTTGCGATACAAGCTTCATGTATAAAGAGTGCAATACAACTACGTCACATAATCGACGTTGTATAGAAATTCCCGTAACACACCGGGCAGCACTATCCCTGGATATTGCTACAGAGGCTACAGAACATTTGAGCAACAAGCCCATGAAGAGTAAAACGGCAATGCTTACCGAAAAAAGGCTCAGCGCCGAGTCAATGCCGGACCACACCCCAAGTAGTGGAGAGTTCGATGAGGAACGTCTTAATGGCTTTGATTTATTCACCTACAATGTCGACG ATCAACGTATCTCGAACGCGACAACTCCTCACACAGACCTTGCGCCTACTTTAGAGGAGGACGAAGAGCTATCAGACTTTAGCTATGGTTGCGCTCCACTAAAGCAGATCGAGCAAAACATAAGCGCTCTCCTGCGCGGCGATTTACCAATAATAAGTCAGAGTGGACCTATAAATGGAACAGCTGCACAGTCGGATGCCAAACGACTACTAGAATTTCGCCCAGGGGTCCATAAATCAGAGAGCGGTAAAGAGATGCTATTGTCACAAAGTATAGGTCTTGGGCCTCTGCCACCATCGCCACCCAGCTCAAATCCTGATTTATTCGATTACGATGCGCCACTTCCACCCTCACCAGTAGAGCCTTCGAAAACAACAGATCTAACGAGATCTGCGTGTGTACTAACAACGACTTCGGCAGCAACGGGCATTCGTGGAACCACAGTTGCCGAGGTGCATGCCACAGCTTGCGGAGCAACGGTGCATAGCAATAGCCAAAAGAGACGCAGTAATGAAAATGTCACCGCAGTGCGTCATTTCAACGATGAGCTGCCACAACCACCGGCACCGTCTCATCAATCCACTGGCTTCCCTGAAGGATTACCCGGACTATCAGGACTTTCGATAGCGCCAGCGGTGCCACCACATCGAGCCGGCCAATGTTCGGCCAATATGCTAAAATCGCGAAGCATTGACTCACAGTACCGCAAAAGATCACCAAAGGTATTTAGCTatagcagcggcagcggtaTTACCACACCAACGGGTTTAGGTCACCTGCCACCGTCACTTTCTCAGCCACCCATGTGCACAGCAAGTTCGTGCGAGGGTGGGTCTGTCCCTGGTACGGGCTCTTACCAACGGAAGTATATTAACTATAGTACCAAACGCAGCTTAAAACAGTCGCCTCGCGAGGAACATCGTTTGCAAACATCATGCAGTCTTCCTGAAACGCCAATATTTTCCAGAGG CTGTGACATTCCACGCACTCCATATCGACGACAAAATGATCCTGCTCCTGCTAGCGGGTCCCGTACGGCACCAAGGTCAAGCACATCGAATAGCATTAGTATGGGAAATTCCATTATGGGAATAGGAG CTGGATCATATGGTACATCCCAAATATGTCGACAACGTTCAATGAACCACGCTTTAGCCTCCAATGAAATGCTCCGCATGACTGGAGCTCCTGCGAGAGGCTGGTACCCCAAACAGCGTAGCATGCGACCTGCCTCTACTGAAAATATTGATCGCTTGGCCTCAGTTCGTGTCTGGGATAATCCGATAGGCATGTCCGGCACTGGACAATCACGTAAGCCTCTTACTCTACCACCAAATCTAACACCAtcgtttttaaataaatcgcCTCGTGAAGCACTGCGACGTGTTACTAGTTTGCTGATCACAAAAAAGA AGCAAAACAAGGATCGGAAACACAAGGCCTATAGCGAACAAGCAATGGATGAGAGCAATAGCAAGCATGCGTACGAATTTGAATCTGGTGagattatat